tctcacATTCCCTTCCACAAACACTGCATACAATGTCCCCCTCCCCAACAGAGAATGCCCCAACCAACCTCGAAGAACTCAAGGAGCTCTTGAAGAATGACAACAAAGTCAAAGTAGCAGGCACGTATCCCTATCTATGTCATCACCCATAGTCCTATACTCATACATAACGTACAGGCGTGGACGTCGATGGCGTGCTCAGAGGCAAAATTATGAGCAAGTCAAAGCTGCTTTCAGCAGTCAAGTCTGAGGGCTTCAACTTTTGTAGCGTTATCTTTGGGTGGGATAGTGGGTCCACAGGTTTGCCATATAATCTATTGCTGATACAAGTCATTTTAGTCCATGACCACGGCTACAACAAGGAACTCCTTGTTGCCAACTGGGATAATGGTTACCGTGATTTGTTCGCTGTTATTGACCTTTCTACCTTCCGCCGCCtgaaatgggaaaaggatattccctttttcttatGTAAATTTATCATTccagaaaaaggagaatcGCTCCCCGTTGATCCTAGAAGCTTGATTGAAAAGGTCACGGACAAGGGAAAGGCTATGGGATACAAATGCATGAGTGGTGCGGAATTCGAAGTGAGTTGGGAACTGATTTAGATTTCTGATATAATGAGTGATTTGCTGATTTGCCGGGACCTCCAGTACTTTCAGTTCGCTGAAAATGCGAAATCATTGGCAGATAAGAACTTCAGAAATCTAAATCCTCTTACTACTGGCAGTAAGTGATAATGTCTCACAGATGCCAAGCTTGGCAATTGACTGTTTGTAGTGCACGGTTACTCTATCTTACGGCCTACACTCAACATGGACTACTTTCACGATCTGTACGACATGGCCGTCGACTTTGGAattgaggttgaaggaCATCGTAGGGTTATATCATAACATACGTAAAAATGACGGCTAATTAAGCGTTGTTTGCAGACACGGAAACCGGTCCGGGAGTGTACGAAACAGCTCTCGGATACACTGATGCTTCCAGAATGGCCGACAATGCCTGCCTGTTTAAGCTTGTCGCCAAGAGCATCGGTATGAAACACGGTGTCTCTCCCACTTTTATGGCCAAACCTTGGGGAGATGTGAGTAAACTTTTTATATACAATGAGCCAAAGGCAACGCTGACGACTCTTCACAGCTTCCTGGATGCTCTGGGTGAGCTATACTGCCTATATTCACATACTGGACTTATCAGATATGCTTTAGTCACATCCACGTTTCATTGCAAGACAAGAACGGCAAGAATATATTTGCGGTTTCCGACAAGGAGGCGGCgaatggtggaagaaagggcgCTGCTTTCAAGGACCTCAAGTATCTGTcacaagaaggagaatggTTCCTGGCTGGCTTGCTTGAGGGCATGCCTGACGGTGGGTAATTTCTGTTTTGTCAAGCTTTATATCGGTTGCTGATGGCGCCATTAGTGGTGCCGATGTTCTGTCCTACCATCAACTCTTACAAACGGTTGCAAGGGGGCCAGGTCAGCAGCTTGATTGTAATTGTAAAATGTGATAAAGACTAATTTTTACATAGGCTATGTGGGCTCCTGACACAGCGACGTATGGCTATGACTCTCGAGCAGCCTCTGTACGATTACTCACCGCTCCAGGTGTGCCGGGTTATGCAACCCGATTTGAAGTTCGAGTACCCGGTGCCGATGTAAGTACATTTGTAACAgtaagaaaaagaaatgccGTCTCACTCAAGGATGAAACGCTATAGATGAACCCTTACTACGCCATGGCAGCTATCTTTGCTCTCGGTCTTCGTGGTATTGAGCAAAAACGACCTTTGCCTTACGGCCCTATCGGCTCTCCCGGCGTTTCTCGTGATACTGTGAAGCACCTTCCTACATCCTTGGATAGCGCGACACAGGCATTTATGAAAAAGGATAGTTTGGCAAGAGAAGTCTTTGGTGACTTTTTTGTGGACCATTACGGAGGAACTAGGGAGCACGAGGTTGAGCTGCATAGAAAGGCTGTCACTGATTGGGAGGGTAAGTGGATGCTGTTTAGGAGAGCATAGATACAGGCTAACTTggtcctttttttcttcagtTGCTCGATACTTTGAATTGGTGTAAAAATCGGGTTTTCTGTAGCGATAATTGAAGGGCGAATGGCTTGTATAGGGTGAAAGGTTTGTATTTCCAATGGTTGTGGAGGAACCCCGGATGAACTGGTATTTATTACGTATTTACATTATCTGCATGCCTTCCCTTGCGGTTAACCTTCCGCATAATACTGATGTCATTTTCAAATTTGCAAAAGAACCCTCTCCTTTATTGGTTCTCCACCGTTCTGACCATGCTGTGTTGGAAGCCGTTTAATCAGAATTTTAGCAGAAGCAGACGCATTAATTCTGAAAtcgaagaaggcagaagaaaaaaatgcCGGCGGGAGGTGGGTGGGGGTCTTCGGCAGTTGCCGATAATATGCCAGTCAGCAGGTCCCGAACTTACCTTCACCCACGaggcagaaaaagaaacataAGTCCGACCGGAGGTGGTGCATGATGTCCAGCAAATTTCCCCCTGTTGACTCGTCATACTGCCAGTCCATGCATAATCTCTCCGCTGTATACGTTAGCGCacattctcctttttttccaccCCAACAGCCAATGCCGCCTGCCGAATGGGACCGATAACGTTGCACCCGCGGAGCCCCATTCCGCTCGGTGACAGTTCATTCAggagcaacaacaaaacTGTTAATTGTCGTCACCTGCATCAAAAAAATTATTCATCAACAACTTACTTCTGCATTTATATCATTCTTTATACCCTTTCAGGAGTAATCCTTAGAATACATAGAAGATAGATAGACAAGATGGCCGGCCTTATGGGAAAGTACGCAGCGTTTTTGACTAGGAGGCCCGTGTTGGGGAACATGATCTCTTCAGCCGTGAGTGAAATTCGCAGGATGAGTGTTGCcaggcaaagaaaaaacgTCCTAAAAGGATGCATCAAACACATGGATCATCATGCTTACCTATACCACCGTTCAGGTTCTTTTCGCGACTGGCGATGTTATCGCCCAGCAGCTCattgagaagaaaggagcAGACCATGATTTGCCACGCACAGCGTAAGTGCCATACATATCAACAGTCCAACAGTTGAGGGATCTTGACGCTCATCTTGCAATGCATCCAGTCGTATCGTCACCTGGGGTGGTCTTATCTTTGCTCCAACTGTGAATTTGTGGTTCAGGACCCTCGAGCGGATCCCGATCCGATCTCGGTGGCCAGCCACCTTTACCCGAGTCGGCCTTGACCAGTTTGGTTTCGCGCCCGTCGTTTTATCCGGTAtgcttcctttttcccgGCCCATACTTGCTATAGAAAATAATATATCGATGTTATAGGATTCTTTACTGCAATGACCTTCATGGAGGGCAAGGACTTCAACGCTGCCAAAACTAAGTGGCACGAGGTAAGTTCATATCTGGCGACCGTTGCAGGCTGACGAACTGACCGGCCGTTATTCAGTCCTTCGTCCCCACTTTGCAGGCGAACTGGATGCTGTATGTATCTCTTTTCAGGTTACGAAGATAGCGACTGACAAGGATTTAGTTTCATCCCCTTCCAAATGCTCAACATGGTAAGAAGCCATAACAAGCCCAGTTTATTTCTCTGCTGACATCAGTCTACCTCACTTTCTGAACTCGTTCAACAGGGCGTAAGTATAACTTGGAAATCCATCCGGCGCTATGGCTGATCGTCACTTGCTTCTGTAGCTTATTCCTCTTCAATACCGACTTCTTGCCGTCAATGCTGTCAATATCCCCTGGAAtgctttcctctctctccaaaatgccaagggcaagaagatcgaGGAAAGCCATGTTGCTATCCCCAAGAAGGAATACGCGTAATGATAATATTAGAATACACCTGAATAAGCGAGGTGTTTTGTACATAATGACGAAATGGATCCATGCATTGAAATCCATCCTTGGGCGTTAGTGAAAGTCAAGGGGATCAAGCGTCTGATTAAAGTCTCTTTTTAGGAAATGTATCAGCTAACGATAGAAACACATACATATAGCACAACAAGATAAGTCTAATCAAAAGTGATTTTCTGTCCTGCACCCTCCACAATCGCAACATTCTCTCTCTTAGCCATGGCCAACGCCGCACCGGGTCGAGGTCGTCCGCTAGTCTCCCATTTCCTACCACGCTTATCGCCCAAATCTTCAGTTGTGTTTTCGCCCGATTTGTCATCCACACCAGACCCTCCCAGGTGCTTGTTGTACTTTTCCTtagtcttctcctttggcCTGGTAGCACCACTGCGCTTAGCTGCTTCTTCGGAAGCAAACTGCAAGATGTATTAGTACCGCTGAGTATAGTAAGTTGAGAGGAGTAGTTCACTTCAAGGTTTAGTCTTCGTCCATTAAAAAAGTGGTTCTTCCTGTTGCCAAGAGAGAATTTGGCGTGTCTAGCAGAGATGAAGTCAAGGAACGCAAATCTATAAGTGCATGTCAGCATTATCCCCCCAAGTGTATTGACACCTACCCCTTACACCTTCCAGTATCCTCAAACGCAGCCAGTCtaaccttcttcaaaccgctcttcttgccaCCCCTAGCACCAATCTCTTCGGTACCCTCCTCGTCTACAATTTCCCTCTCAGGGGCGTTGCCCTCAATGAGATCACGTAAAGCTTCTTCCGTGGCATCGAACGGAAGGTTACCCATATACAAAGTTGAAGTTTCTGGTcgctttgaagaagacccAATGTCTTGTGCCTTGGTTGAGAGGGGCTTGGGTGTACGAGCGTTGGCAGTGGCGCTATGGTCATCACCCTTTTTGATGAGAAGGCGGCGGCCCTCGAAGTTGCGTTCGCTCAATTGAACACCAAGCTCCTGGAGCTCAGAGGTAGCAAAGTCAACATAGGCGAAGCTACAGAATATTAGTCTTGATctgagaagagggaaaggtGAATGGGCTCACCCCTTGTTCTCGGAGAACCCAACTTTATTGCTTTTCTTCGGCAAATTGACTCTTGTGACactcccctctcccttgCCTCCGAGCTCCGTTACTCCTTTTTCCAAAAATTCCTTTAGTCCTTCAGGTGTAGTCTTGAATGCCAAATTTCCAATCCACACCGAATTTTGCCTTTTGCCTGAACCAGAGACGTCTTTTTCCCCCTCCTTACCTTCCCCAGATTGTGCGTTTGATTTGGTAACCTTTTCGTAATCTCTGGCCTTGGGAGTATAGGGTAAGACGTCCCCACGTTTAGCCTTCTTGCGTGCCGCACGAAGTTCAGCTTTGGAAAGAGGTGCAGGTGCTGAGACGTCGATCTCGAGCTCTTCACCCTCGGCAGCTACCTCTCGCTTTCGCTTCTTTGTCTCGGGAGAAGTAGGTTCCCCTTCTACAGTAGGAgccgcctcttcctctgcctcttctgctttGCTCTCCTCGGATTTGGGCTCTGGAACATTTTCCGCAAGTTTGGCAGCCTTCTTTGCAGCTCTTTTGGCGTCTCTCTTTGCCTGTTCTTCAGGAGTCCTCTCGGACTTGGGCGTACGGACCTTGGTACTCGATTTGGAGTCTTTGGACATGTTTGCGGTCTGACGTAGACTTTTCTACAAATTTGTAAACACACCTCTGTAACGGTCTCAATTTCTCTTCTACATTCATGAGCGTTCAGAAATTCTGGGACAAAATGACAAATCGAGACGTGGAATATTTCTGGACGCGGCAAGCAATTACTCGTCGGTCGTTCACTGCGTGAATTCCAGCAAGTTCATAATACAGTTCCATCTGCATACCTGATCACCAGCTGAATAAAGGTAATAAAGAGCTACAAGACACAATGGTACGCAAAGTATGTGGGAAGGTAATCATGCGCTTACTCCTTCAAGGCCGCAAACATCTCGCTTCAGCCAACATCTATGCGCGATGTCACAAAGATGGAACGTATCGGTATGTCTCGTCTCTGCTCTGCTTCTATATTCCACGTATGGCTGACAGATCCCGCGCAGGCGTTCACTCCCACATTCACGGTCTCGGTCTTGACTCCAGCCTTGAACCTCGTGCGTCATCACAAGGCATGATCGGTCAAGGAAAGGCGCGAAAAGCTGCAGGGGTAATTTTGAAGATGGTTCAAGAAGGCAGAATAGCGGGCAGGGCGATCTTGATGGCTGGTCCTCCCAGCACAGGTAAAACAGCTCTTGCTATGGGTGCGTAATAATATTGGGTTGGAAAACAAAGGCTAAAGGATGTTTAGCCATGACACAGACATTGGGGAGCGACGTGCCATTTGTGATGCTCACGGCTTCCGAAGTGTTTTCTCTCGAGGTCGGTTCGCCACTGTGCGAGAGAATATAGCTGAATTATCCGTAGATCTCGAAAACGGAGTCTTTGACTCAAGCGTTCCGAAGGGCTATTGGTGTGAGGataaaagaagagacagagTTGATTGAGGGTGAAGTGGTGGAGATCCAAGTGGATAGGAGCGTTACTGGTGTAAGTCGGCTGCACAGGCGGATATGGCGCATCTGATCTCTCTATCATAATTATATAGGCTACAAAAACCGGTCGATTGACCCTCAAGACAACCGACATGGAAACTGTGTACGACCTTGGGTCGAAAATGATCGATCAGCTgcaaaaggaaaaggtttTGGCCGGTGACGTTGTTAGCATTGATAAAGCCAGCGGAAGGATTTCCAAGCTAGGAAGGAGTTTCGGGAGAGCAAAGGACTACGATGCCATGGGAGCGGACGTAAGTCCAAGATGAGATAATCTGCCTATAGACTAATAATGTGCAGACTCGATTCGTTGCCTGCCCTGATGGCGAGCTCCAAACGCGCAAGGAGGTCGTCCACACAGTTTCTCTCCACGAAATCGACGTCATCAATTCTCGAACGCAAggcttccttgccctctttgcCGGTGACACTGGCGAGATTAAGCCCGAGCTTCGAGCTCAAATTAACGGCAAGGTCGCCgagtggagggaggaagggaaggcCGAGATTGTGCCCGGCGTTTTATTCATTGATGAGGTGCATATGCTCGATATCGAGTGCTTCTCGTTCCTTAACCGGGCTATGGAGAATGAGTTGGCGCCATTGGTAGTGATGGCTTCCAACAGAGGTATCACGAGGATAAGAGGAACCAAGTATAAGAGCCCACACGGTATTCCAGCAGACCTGTTAGACAGGATGTTGATCATCTCCACAAATAaatatgaagaagatgagatgcgTGAAATTGTCAAGATCAGGTCAGTTATGTGCTCTTGTTTGGACCAATATCTGACGATGAACagagctgaagaagaggacgttCGACTTTCACCCGCTGCGCTTGACCTTCTCGCGACCATGGGCATCCAAACTTCCCTCCGTTATGCGCTCAACCTTATcgcaccttcttctcttcttgcccaaagaagaaagtcACCGCAAGCGgacgtggaagatgtgAGAATGGCTTATAAATATTTCTGCGATGTCGAGAGGAGTGCGCAGTATGCGAAGGAAACGAGCGGTATGATGTTTGGCGAAACTGAGGAGATCAATGGAGGGATGGAAATTGATACTTGATCATGTTACAAGAAGCCTATGTATAGATATACATTATTATTTACGTAGCTCGTCACTCTGTGGGATGATAATTACACAGCAGGAGGACGTTGTCATAACtaaaaataataataaataatcaAGATCGGCCAAGGCCGCCGTATTTGCTTTTTTTGTGGGCTTCCTGTTCGTCTGATGATGTCTCATTATTGTTTTCTACTCCGGTTATGTCCATCTTACCACTAACCACCGCCAGCTCCAAGGATACCTTCGTCGTCTAGTAATTTAACAGTCACACATCTACAGACGTCACATCCTATGCCCTGCCCGCCGAGGAAAAATGGTTGGGATCAACTGAACGGCTGCTATACTATTCCTTCAGATACATCAACTTACAACGTCGGACCGAAGATAACCGAGGAGGATCAACTTCATTCGAGTTCTGCAAGGCGCCGCTATTCAATTTACAATATATTCGACCTTTCATTACCCCTTTCTGCCACTCTAGGAAGAACTTTGCATCCTGTTGACATACATTACCACTCGGGAATTCAAAACCAGCAACTTGACAGTTGAAAGTATCAGGCAATTTCCACGGAGTCATAAAGTGATTTGAACGAAGAACTTTGAGAGTGAAACATAAGAAGGAGACTGATCTAGTCGTACGTTAATCGATTAGGGGAAAATATTACAAAGCTAGCTCAGCCGCTCGTTTGATAGGAGCAGGTGAGTTGACGGCAACCATGTATTCCTTTGGTTACTGATCAAATAGCATTGTAGACCGCGGCCAATGTCAAGATTACCAGCAGGTAGAGGCCGCGAAGAAACAAATTTCTCTTTCTACAATGGCCCAAGAAGACACGGCCCGAACGTCGATGCTCCTCCAGCAAGGATGTTACCTGctcgaccttcttcaccttcctcccatcaGGGACGTCCGAGAAGAGGCCGGTATAACGGTTCAATGACTCAAGCTGCCCCTCGGCATAAGCGAAGTATCCCGCCCAACAGATCTGTTACACCTACGGGCTCGCAGCCGATAGCTGAAGTGGCCAAATCTCGACCTTGGGCGTCAACTCAAGCGAGTGCTTCCGTACGATCATCTCTGCCCTCTCAGATTCAGGAGGCCGCTAAGGCATCTGAAGCGACATCCACAAACCCCGGAAACCCATCCGTCCGCAAACGTCAAAGGATTTGTGAGATGGCtgaagagaaaggggaagagaatcAAAACATCAATGTCGCCGCGGCGTACAGTAGCTTTCTTCAGTTCGTGTGGTTCCTTATTGCAACAGACTCACTGCTGACTCATGGCAGGGCTTTGGATAACTGGCTGGAAATGGTGCTCAAGCAAAAGCAAGCTCGCCAACAATTTGAATTTCACTCAAAGTTCGAAAAGGCTGTTCCCACCAATCCTCGATTCCTCGCAATCATTGACGCCGTCAAGGAAGCAAACTCTAAGGTAGATGAGGCGCAAGCGGTGGTAATGAAAGCCTGCCAGGAGATAGCAAGCTTAACCTTAAAGAGCGTTGCCCCTAAACTGCTTGTTGAAGTGCAGCGAATACAGGAAATACGAGAGGCACCGGTTGAGGTATCTTCGGGGACATCTGTTGATGCAGCCAAGGCGGCagtagaaaaagaaaaggaggagcagcGAGCAAGTGAGCTGGAGCAATTGAAGATTAAAATTTCTGACTTGGAAGGGAATAAGAACGCGGTGCAGGATTTGGTAGAGCGGCTGAAATTACTGGAAGCTTGGagagagcaagagcagGGCCAAAAGACTGCTGATTCAGCAATCTCTCCAGATTATAGCGACGCAGCAATACCATCCGAAAAGCCATGGCTGAATGTCGTGAGCGACGCACATACTTCCAATTCCGTCAATAAGCCCCCCACCACTGCAGTTATCGAAGCTCAGTTGGCTTCCGGTCCTCAGCTGTCTGATGCTGCCGAGCCAAATGCTGCGCCTGCTCCCTTATCGTCTCGTACCTCCACTGAAACGTTAGTGGGATTCTCTAGGAAGGCAAAGCTGAACGCCTTCATAAACGAAATTCAACGTCGCATAGCAGCTGTGGAAGCTGCCCAAGCAGAAACTAGAGAATGCTTTGAAGACATCAACAATGTTCTGGCtatggaaagggaagacaAATTGATAAGACGACGACtgagggaaaaaagaaaaaaagatgatgcaCTAGTAGAAAAGAGCTATATTGATACGAATCAGGATGAGTCTCAATCGCAGGTGAAGGAAGGGCCCAACATAGTTGTTCAAGGCGTGTTTGGGCAGAGTGGTGAAAGTACCTCAGGGTTGCCGGCGGACATGGTACCTGCAAAGTTAGCAGTGGCCCTTAATCCTAGCCAAGCGCCTGCATCGCCTATACCTTCCCAGCCTGTTCCTTCTGTTCCAGTCGAATCACAACCTCAaccccttcctcattctcaacCTGTTTTGCGGAATTTAAATCCATCTCAGGAGGTTTCGATGTCTCACGTACAGACTGTACCCGTGACTCAGCTCCCCCCTCTGGCTCATCAACCTTCGATTCCAGCTCAAGCAGCATTCACTGAATCTACGTCCAGCTCTACAACCACTTGTCAGagtccttcctctgccccTCTTGTCTCATTCGCCGCATCGTCCGCCACCGGTTCTACCAGCGTTTTAACGACCACCTCAACACGTGCCTTGACACTCGAATCACATGTGCCTTCTGCACTTTCGCCTTATCCACCATTATCAATACCGCAACCGCGTCAGTTGACAACAAAGACTCGCGACACCGAATCAAATACGACATCGGTCTCGTCTTCTACCCCTACTGCAAGCCCTACACACATTGTATCGGCAGAACGAATTGTTCCCATGTTCAATGACTTAGTTAAATTTTATACGTCATTGCGTGTCGACCTCACTGTAACCCAAAAGTCGACTGCTGAGCTTGTGCAGGGATTTGCCCAAATTACTCAGGAGATACAATCACTCAATTACAAAACGTCACCTAATTATGAGCATACTCTGCAGACTATCACTGCAAATATCAGAGAGCATGGCACCAAAATTGAAGATCTGGAGAACGTGCATTCAAGATTTGGTCGTGAATTACACGAACTCACGGGAATTTTTGAAGATTTTCGACTGCGCTTCAACAACAATTTCTCGGTTGCCGAGTCATTCAGTTCCTCGTTCCGTACCAGCATTGGGAATCACGATGTTGAGATAGCTGGGCTAAAGGATGCTATGCGTCAAGTCTCTACGCTCTGCAGAGATCAGCATGCGCCACAAATTGTCGAGCTCCAGAAGGAACATCAACACTCTCAGCAACTGATTCTCAGCGTGAGGAATCATGCATTCCAGCTGAGTACAGCTATCAGAGATTTGGCGGACAAAGTCCAGGAATTGTCTTCCGAGATACCTACCACTATCAAGGCAATTGTACACGACCTCGCTACTGTGACTGCATCCTGTGATGCACTGCACAAGCAGTTAACCTCGCATGAGGAAATGACCAGGAAGATGGATAATCTGTCGGACATGGTCGAGCAGGCAAAGCAGCAGTGGGAAAGACGTGTCAATTTGCGGGAGGATGAATCAAACGGGCTTAGGGATtcggtggaggagatgcCTCAGGTCCTTGTTGATCACTCTTCCGAGGGCAGCAAGACTTTGCCGGGGATACTTGTCAATGAGGACCGTTTCAGGAGACTTGAAAATCTTGTCAGTCGTCTTCAAGAAAATTTAAAAAGGAGAGACAAAGAACGGGAGCAGCTCATAACTGAGCTATCTGCACGAGATGCCAAATTAACCCTCTTACAGCAAGAACTGATagaaatgaagatgaagatggaagaaaacCGAAAGGTTGGCGAAGAAGTAAACAGGGAGATAATTATGACCTGCGTTAAAGATGCAAAGGAGGAACTTGTGGATAAGACGAAGGAAGACATAAAGGTATATGGGTTTGTGCCTCAATAGACTGGCGCTGATCCTTCCGTAGCAAGCTGTCGATACCGCTATCGAGAGAACTGCTAGTAGGGCCAAGGAACTTACAAACGATGGTGCTTTATGGGATGATAAATTGATTATGAGCATACAGCTGGCTAAGCAAGAGATGCGACAGGAAGTACCAAAAATTCTGTCAAGGGTTAGTCGCTTTATATTCTTCAGGGCAGAGAAAGACAAATTGACATTGACCATCGACAGGAAATTAACCTTCTCAAAGAACTCAGaaaagagggcaagaaaAAAGCGGCATATCTGACGATAGCCACTGGATCAAATTTACAAGCGGGAGAATATGACGACCAAAATACCCTTAAGCAAAATCCTATGCCGGATCAACTCATCGATGATGACGGTTCATCTGTTGAAAGAACTCTTGCTGAGCTGAATAGCGGCGCGACTCACAATTCACCGAAGCCCACTACTCCTCCTCTACCTGCTTCCGATCTCCATACACAATCGGCTCGTCCCCCTTCCCAGAGATGGTTGAGTTCGATGTCGCCAACCGATTCGAGGCCGCCAACGCCCCAGTATCCTCCTGACACTCAGGAAGGCGAAATTGGGGCACTTCAAGGTCAATCTACGACTATGCAACAACATGGGGCTCAGTCCACTCAAGTTGAGAGTGTCATCACTATCGAGGGTTTGCGCCCCCGTACATCATCTATTTCTCCGCCAGTAGAACTATCATCGGCAACCATAACCCAGGATACGACAGCAGCTGATCACGCCAAGTCAACTGCTATTACATTATTGAAGACGTGGGAGAAGCAGTAGCGGACCGGTTCATCCGCCCTGTCTCAAGTTTCTCATTAGAGCTGGAAGCCCCAACTTGTGGATTCGCAGAGTACAGCAGCGACGACGGCGGATGATTCCTAGTACATAATGACATTAATGGCGTTGGCAACGAGACAGGACGGTTTGGGTCGGTGTCTGCGGAAAAATGCTATTGGTCATACAACTAtgaggtggaagtggaTCGGGAGGGGCCAAGCGGAGTTTTTATGTAGGCTTAGGTAATatcttggagaagggaagtaGATAGGTAATGGTAAGGGATTGGTTAGACATGTTATAGAATCTGGAATAGCGGCGGATAACATCTTTGGTACTCCCTTCTTGTTGCATTATACACGGTCGTTTTTAATAACTTAGCTGAATAATGTAACATTTAAGCAACCAGTTGCATACAGCTAGTCTGCTTATGACTGGCTTCACTTTCTGTATTTTCTGAGGTAGTCGACGACTACTTGCCTTTCGTGTAAAGTCGAGTAGCGAGAGAGGCCTTGAAGCTAACAGCAGCAGATGGTGATTTGTATGGATCTGGTGTGTCGTTCCTGACATCTCGAGAGAACGCCCCCTTCGACGCTTTCATCGGCGTTAAAATTTTTCTGGATTTTGTTATCACCGACGCGCCAAATAATGCCACATTCGCAAAATCGCCGCCGGCTCTCGTCCCCTCTGTGCGGCGCTGGCTGCCATTTTGAGGTTTCTTTCAAGTGCTTGGATagaatctccttcatccgtCAAAATCTGAAAATAGAGGTCACGATGGTGAGTGGACTTACAGCAACGGCGCAGAATGGCATACATGAGGCAATAAGGACTTCGTGGGCGGAGGAAGCATGTGATGGAACCGGCAAATGAAGAGGTTGGGCTGTGTACAGGGTACAGGTTTTCcgtggtggaggtgtaCACTTGAGGAATCTGGGAGCCATTCTGCAGCTGTCTGGGGATAGTGAAAGAGTTGATGCTGATTGGATCTGTTAGGTTGCTACCAAGGAACGAAAGGTCAGCACTCCATTTGAAATCCGATATGATAAGAGCAGGCAGGAGAGCATTGGCATACTGGAACACGGAGGGCGCAACgaaaaggaagacgaggtAGCTAAGGGGGGGGTGTCGGAAGTCGGGACAGGATATCTTCGACCGGATTGGATTTGACGCCGTATCAACGTCACGCCACTTGCTCTTCTGCCTGCCGTCTCAGCAATTAGCGCGTGAGCTTTACTGACTGTTATATTTAGACCCGAACTCCCCGATCCGCCCTCCACGACGTCGTCACCAGGGAGTACaccatccacctccacaAGCGAGTGCACgacctctccttcaagaAGAGTGCGTCTCACATATCCTGTCTACAAACCACCACTGACTTCCCATGCAGAGGCCCCTAAGGCCATCAAGGAGATCGTCAAGTTCGCTCAGAAGTCTATGGGCGTTAACGACGTCCGTGTCTCTCCCGG
This DNA window, taken from Cryptococcus deuterogattii R265 chromosome 3, complete sequence, encodes the following:
- a CDS encoding RuvB-like helicase 2; this encodes MAANISLQPTSMRDVTKMERIGVHSHIHGLGLDSSLEPRASSQGMIGQGKARKAAGVILKMVQEGRIAGRAILMAGPPSTGKTALAMAMTQTLGSDVPFVMLTASEVFSLEISKTESLTQAFRRAIGVRIKEETELIEGEVVEIQVDRSVTGATKTGRLTLKTTDMETVYDLGSKMIDQLQKEKVLAGDVVSIDKASGRISKLGRSFGRAKDYDAMGADTRFVACPDGELQTRKEVVHTVSLHEIDVINSRTQGFLALFAGDTGEIKPELRAQINGKVAEWREEGKAEIVPGVLFIDEVHMLDIECFSFLNRAMENELAPLVVMASNRGITRIRGTKYKSPHGIPADLLDRMLIISTNKYEEDEMREIVKIRAEEEDVRLSPAALDLLATMGIQTSLRYALNLIAPSSLLAQRRKSPQADVEDVRMAYKYFCDVERSAQYAKETSGMMFGETEEINGGMEIDT
- a CDS encoding glutamine synthetase, whose amino-acid sequence is MSPSPTENAPTNLEELKELLKNDNKVKVAGVDVDGVLRGKIMSKSKLLSAVKSEGFNFCSVIFGWDIHDHGYNKELLVANWDNGYRDLFAVIDLSTFRRLKWEKDIPFFLCKFIIPEKGESLPVDPRSLIEKVTDKGKAMGYKCMSGAEFEYFQFAENAKSLADKNFRNLNPLTTGMHGYSILRPTLNMDYFHDLYDMAVDFGIEVEGHHTETGPGVYETALGYTDASRMADNACLFKLVAKSIGMKHGVSPTFMAKPWGDLPGCSGHIHVSLQDKNGKNIFAVSDKEAANGGRKGAAFKDLKYLSQEGEWFLAGLLEGMPDVVPMFCPTINSYKRLQGGQAMWAPDTATYGYDSRAASVRLLTAPGVPGYATRFEVRVPGADMNPYYAMAAIFALGLRGIEQKRPLPYGPIGSPGVSRDTVKHLPTSLDSATQAFMKKDSLAREVFGDFFVDHYGGTREHEVELHRKAVTDWEVARYFELV
- a CDS encoding 50S small subunit ribosomal protein L31e — its product is MVATKERKTRTPRSALHDVVTREYTIHLHKRVHDLSFKKKAPKAIKEIVKFAQKSMGVNDVRVSPGLNQAVWARGVRSPPRRIRVRLERKRNDDEGAKEKLYVVASVVEGVTSFKGLQTVVVENDE
- a CDS encoding protein SYM1 is translated as MAGLMGKYAAFLTRRPVLGNMISSAVLFATGDVIAQQLIEKKGADHDLPRTARIVTWGGLIFAPTVNLWFRTLERIPIRSRWPATFTRVGLDQFGFAPVVLSGFFTAMTFMEGKDFNAAKTKWHESFVPTLQANWMLFIPFQMLNMVRSHNKPSLFLC
- a CDS encoding RNA-binding protein rnp24 gives rise to the protein MSKDSKSSTKVRTPKSERTPEEQAKRDAKRAAKKAAKLAENVPEPKSEESKAEEAEEEAAPTVEGEPTSPETKKRKREVAAEGEELEIDVSAPAPLSKAELRAARKKAKRGDVLPYTPKARDYEKVTKSNAQSGEGKEGEKDVSGSGKRQNSVWIGNLAFKTTPEGLKEFLEKGVTELGGKGEGSVTRVNLPKKSNKVGFSENKGFAYVDFATSELQELGVQLSERNFEGRRLLIKKGDDHSATANARTPKPLSTKAQDIGSSSKRPETSTLYMGNLPFDATEEALRDLIEGNAPEREIVDEEGTEEIGARGGKKSGLKKVRLAAFEDTGRCKGFAFLDFISARHAKFSLGNRKNHFFNGRRLNLEFASEEAAKRSGATRPKEKTKEKYNKHLGGSGVDDKSGENTTEDLGDKRGRKWETSGRPRPGAALAMAKRENVAIVEGAGQKITFD